Proteins from one Triticum aestivum cultivar Chinese Spring chromosome 7A, IWGSC CS RefSeq v2.1, whole genome shotgun sequence genomic window:
- the LOC123151651 gene encoding berberine bridge enzyme-like Cyn d 4, with protein MAVSTRMALLLTLCVLGCCVFAPSLAAPGDFLQCLSSSVPSERVFTPSSPSFTSVLVSSIRNPKFFTPTTVRPLCIVTPTNASHVQAAVLCGRRHDVRVRVRSGGHDYEGLSYRSERPEVFAVVDLANLRAVRVDRVAATAWVDSGATVGELYYAVAKAAPGLAFPAGVCSTMGLGGHFSGGGMGMMMRKYGLSIDNVLDATLVDANGRLLDKEAMGSDLFWAIRGGGGGNFGAVLSWKIRLVPVPSTVTFSNIQKTIDQGAASAVTKWQTLAPALPEALSIRVIVQNQQALFQTLYLGGCSALVRAMSSLFPELGMTRADCREMSWLQSTVYINSGDIKTPVETLLNRTTSLSTFTKNKSDYVKQAITKDTWDKIFPWFNGSAAGLMILEPHGGRVGSIADADTPYPHRSGVLYNIQYVAFWTGNGTDGPDWISGLYNFMEPFVSKSPRGAYVNYRDLDIGENTVVGGVTSYDSGKVWGESYFGGNFERLAITKGKVDAGDYFRNEQSVPPLLSRK; from the coding sequence atggcggtttccacacgcatggcACTCCTGCTCACCCTTTGCGTCCTCGGTTGCTGCGTGTTCGCCCCGTCCTTGGCTGCCCCCGGCGACTTCCTCCAGTGCCTCTCGTCGAGCGTCCCCAGCGAGCGCGTGTTcacgccgagctcgccgtcgttcaCTTCGGTCCTGGTGTCGTCGATCCGGAACCCCAAGTTCTTCACCCCGACCACGGTGAGGCCGCTCTGCATCGTGACGCCCACCAACGCGTCCCACGTCCAGGCCGCGGTGCTCTGCGGCCGCCGCCACGACGTGCGCGTCCGCGTGCGCAGCGGCGGGCACGACTACGAGGGGCTCTCTTACCGGTCCGAGCGCCCCGAGGTGTTCGCGGTGGTCGACCTCGCCAACCTCCGCGCCGTGCGCGTCGACCGCGTCGCGGCCACCGCGTGGGTGGACTCGGGCGCGACGGTCGGGGAGCTGTACTACGCCGTCGCGAAGGCGGCGCCCGGGCTCGCGTTCCCGGCCGGCGTGTGCTCGACCATGGGCCTGGGCGGCCATTtcagcggcggcggcatgggcatGATGATGCGCAAGTACGGCCTCTCCATCGACAACGTCCTCGACGCCACGCTGGTCGACGCCAACGGGAGGCTCCTGGACAAGGAGGCCATGGGGAGCGACCTCTTCTGGGccatccgcggcggcggcggcgggaactTCGGCGCCGTGCTGTCGTGGAAGATCAGGCTGGTACCTGTCCCGTCGACGGTGACGTTCTCCAACATCCAAAAGACCATTGACCAGGGCGCGGCCAGCGCCGTGACCAAATGGCAAACGCTCGCGCCGGCCCTCCCCGAGGCCCTCAGCATACGGGTGATCGTGCAGAACCAGCAGGCCCTCTTCCAGACCCTGTATCTCGGCGGCTGCAGCGCGCTGGTGCgcgcgatgagcagcctgttcccGGAGCTCGGCATGACGCGCGCCGACTGCCGGGAGATGAGCTGGCTGCAGTCCACGGTCTACATCAACTCCGGCGACATCAAGACGCCGGTGGAGACGCTCCTCAACCGGACGACCAGCCTGAGCACGTTCACCAAGAACAAGTCCGACTACGTCAAGCAAGCCATCACAAAGGACACGTGGGACAAGATCTTCCCCTGGTTCAACGGCTCCGCCGCGGGGCTCATGATCCTGGAGCCTCACGGCGGAAGGGTCGGCAGCATCGCCGATGCGGACACGCCATACCCTCACCGGAGCGGCGTGCTCTACAACATCCAGTACGTCGCGTTCTGGACGGGCAACGGCACGGACGGGCCGGACTGGATCAGCGGTCTGTACAACTTCATGGAGCCGTTCGTTAGCAAGAGCCCGAGGGGCGCGTACGTGAACTACCGGGACCTGGACATCGGGGAGAACACGGTGGTCGGCGGTGTCACGAGCTACGACAGCGGCAAGGTGTGGGGTGAGAGTTACTTCGGAGGCAACTTCGAGAGACTCGCCATCACCAAGGGGAAGGTGGACGCCGGCGACTACTTCAGAAACGAGCAGAGCGTTCCGCCACTTCTCTCGAGGAAGTGA